Part of the Plectropomus leopardus isolate mb chromosome 7, YSFRI_Pleo_2.0, whole genome shotgun sequence genome, ATGTTTATTGATGTTGCTCTATAAAGTAGTGATTAAGTCATAGCGCACCAAAACTTTAAGTGATGAGAAAAGTGTGCTGTCATGCAGATTTGAGCACATTCTAAATGTATTGTGCACTGATCAGATGACTTGTTAGGAACTATTTATATGATGGACATttcataacaaaacattttagcagtAAACAGCATTATTCACATGTTTGTAATGAGTGGCTCTTTCAGTTCTTTTTGAAGATGGAAATAGaataagatgtttttatgttgtcatCTTGCTTATTCCATATCTAAGGTCCTTGACACAGGGTACTGAAGCCGGTGCATTTTAGCCTGCACTTTTTTCCTGTTATCAGGCATTTTGTCCTAATGTTAGTCCTCTTCTATCACTGTGTCTGCTCTCTTGTGTGCCAGTTATGTCAGACTGTCTGGGCACTGAGTTAGTAAGTTTGCTAAGTGTGCTCGTGTGTTGGCTGTTACCTGGAGCGGCTTCTTTGTGGTGGCGTCAGTCACCTGGTAGGGTTAATCTAAGGCTGGCAGCTTTGCCTGTAGAATGTATAAACAGGCGCTGAAGCATATCTCACTCACTGGGGTTGTGTTTACTGGGCCTTTATCCTGCACAAACAGACCAACAGCACCATGTCGCCACTAAAAACCTTCGCTACAAGCTGCTATTTCTCACTTCCTTCCAATAGAATCAAACTGTAATCATTGCTGAGCATGAGCCACACTCTTATTAGTAAGTGAGGGATACCATTTTCATGCCTATTATCCCATTATTTTATGATCCCTGATGTGCGTATCTCACAGATGTACAAGTGAACGCGTGAATGAATAAGGCCCATAAAAGGCTCCATTAAGCAGCTCGGCCGGCTGCCTTCAGAGGCAGAGAACAGCTTGACACACATTTCCTCGACCTCCTACATCAAATCCATAACAGCTTTGTGTTTATAGCCTTTTAATTGATGGGCTGTAAACTTGATGAGCGTTTATGGGCTCCAGCTTGCTGTGAAAGGGAACAAAGCCTTGTTTCCCTCCATGTTGTGCTTTTGTAAATCTTTTTGAGGAACTGTAAGGATTGAGCCACGCAGCGATGGCAGAAATGAGGCACTAACGCTTCCTTCTCAGTTGGATGTGGGCAGGAGGTATACTTTGTGGATTGTGTCGTCAGGAGCAGAGTTAGTTTGCCCAGTAGCTGTAGTGTATACAGCCATGGATAACACAGCTGATAAGGCCACTTCACCTGTATATGAACTCCCACTGTGTGTTCAGCTCTGATAACCTCTGCACCTCCTGTCCTGAGCCCGCGGAGCCGCCGCTGCTACCACAGCCTGACAGTGATTTAGCAATGGTTTGAATAAAGGCATGTCCGCAGCAAAAGCACGTAACCACATGTTTTACTTGTCTGACTCGCACAACAGTTATGCTGTCTGTTTAATCAGTGCTGTCTCGTTCTAGTCTGATTTAGCGCAAACTTGTTACTCTGCTATCTTACACACAAACTCTGACCTTCTTTTCagcaagactgtgtatttttgtttaatctgtgcatttccagctcagctccaacaataagtctaaaatacactaacaaaattgttacatccAAACtgttaagtacaaaaaatgcacaattgaaacccattcaaattggaatttgtattttttaaaactattttccacctgatgacatcttttttaattatttatttttaccatatttggcgtATAGAGAAAGTACATGCTATTTCAACTATGCGCACTgtcaaaatcaatgttgctgcaaataatTAACATATCCCAGCCTGTGATCATCAAACacacttacaccaaaacattttgggCTCTGTCTTCCTTCATGTGTTTGTTCACTAGGTGCTTGAAATCAATAAACATATTGACCAGTGGTCAATAACCAGTGGTGTATGTTGGCAAGAGCTGAAACAGTTAGTTGACTGCCAAAAAAGTAATCagatattttggatattttaaattgtcatttttcaagaaGATGGGCATAAAATTGTCTGACTCCAGCTTCTGTGCTGcaaagattttcttttgttctttatcCTATTATATGGTGAGCTGTAAATGTTTGGGTAATGGACCTAGGGCTCTGGGAAACTGTAACGACAGCTTTCACTAAAGGGTaactttagtatttttaaatacaaattagtGACTAATGGCAACAATAATTTTTGAGATTGTTCCAGTATTGAGGAAAGTGCGGTGAAAAAGGCTGCAGTCTAACTGTCAATTTActtccactaaaagtgcttgctTTGCCACTGACAgtctcagattgttattctaacaTCTGACAATTTATGGAAATGAGGTTGACTGAGGTTGACCTTTTTGTtcgagttttttttaactagaaaCAGCCGCGACTTTCCAATAACCAGTCTCACCAGACTCTATCTAAATAAACAGCAATCGTAGCTTGATTGGAGACAGAGTATGTTCACATCTAACTGtttgaattaagggtttatttcagcCAAACGAGACTTGGTGAACGTTGGAACAGAACTTTGAATGGAGCGTGTTTTATAATGATGAAATGACTGTTCGCTTAAATAGAGTCAGGTGGGTTTGGCAGTGGAGATAAGGGGACTGTTTCTGGCTAAACGAAAAAGATCTTAGTCTCAAATCAAAGGGCTATCTCTGTCGGGatcatttccataatgttgttaGACACTAACAATCTGAGTCTTAATTGATGGCACATAAAGGCTCTGAGTGgatacactgcagcctgtttctctgCTGCTAGCTACAGCCCTATTCCTTGATAGTTGACCaaattcaaaaactgttgtctccgtcagtcacttagacacatAAATGTGGGGAAAAGGGCTCAGGTTGAAAAGTGCTAACTTTACCCTCagcctttgttttctcttccatATAAATTCAAGTAATcaattaatttgtttaaaacttttttgattGTCTGACTGCTTATGTTTTTACCCTGTCAGTTGCTGATATTAGGAGTAAACGTTATGAGCACTATAATTCATATTGTTGATAGCTGGGGTGTCCTGGGGGCCAAGAGGTTAGGAGACCAAAAGAGTCGTTCTGCAGATGAACCAGCAGGGAAAATAATCTTTGGGTGGTAGCCTGCAGTATGTCACACTTACCATTACTTTGTCCTCTTGTTCAAGTGTACATTTGAGAGGCCACTTGATTAAGAATTAGGTATAGTTCCACCATGAATCTCCAGAACAGCTTCAGCTCTTCTTGTCGAAGACTCTCATTTTGTTTGGAACTCTATCGGAACGATGAACAGCATTTTACCTCAACATATTCCCTcgtgatgttttgatgatgaaGACTGTGGTGGAAAGCGTTTGATACGTCACTCCAAAATCTCCCATAGGTGTTCAGTTGGGTTAAGATCTGGTAATTGAAGGCCATGAGCATATGatacataaaatgtcatactcATCAAACCATACAGTGAGCCTCTGGTctgtatggagacattttgatttgttgtgTCCACACACATGTATTCCTCTTTAAattgtaaaagtgtttttccttATAGCAACCAAAGGCTCAAATGGCCAAGACAATTCATGAACTGCCAGCATCATAGTTAGAGTAGCAGTACTTAGAGGATGATATTTTTTGACTCCCTCCACACGAAAGTGATGCAAATCCTATGAagtgtgtctgtatgtatgtgtgaatttgtgtttgtgtggagagAGATTGAGACAGAGGGGAGATGTGCGTGGATGATGGATCACTGTTTGTCTCAAGTAAACCCTGTCCAGGTTTTCTGTTCCCAAACCCAATTCATCATCCACGGCAAGAGATCTGTAGAACACTTTAGCGAGAAATCAATTCCCTTTTCCCAGTAGTGAGACATCCAAGCTTCTCCTATGGGCCTGATTTAGCCAGACATAGCCTTTAATCTCCTGGTGTATTTGATTGGACAGCTTTCCCTCTGTAGAGTGTTTGTTGAAGGCCTTGCTGCAATCCTTCTGGTAAAACAAGCATCCCAACAGCCGTTCCAGCCCTCTTAGCACACCCCCACCcgatacacacacgcacacgcacacacacacacacacacacacacacacacacacacacacacacacacagaaacacaaacacacatctctcCGTATGCGTGTTGCTCTCAGCACCATGATGAGGCTCTAATTGCTAAACAGATGTTAATGGGTTTTTGCACCTAGAGAAAAACCAAACACGCAGGTACACACAGGCTGTTTGTGTTCTTTAATAAACAGCCTCTCTGCAGAACCAGAATCTCTCCTTGTGTAATTATAGACCATATTAAATCTGTGACATGCAAAtggaaaacataaacaatattaCTGTGAATGCACCACATGAAATTTCTGCTTTTGTCTTCAGGGAGACAGAGTACAAAGGCCTCCAGCTTTCTCTGGACCAGGCCACGTCCAAGACCTCTTTCCcctacagcagcagcacagccagCAGCCTTACAGAGAACTGCAGAACCCCCAAGAGCAGAGTATCCCGGCCCAAGACCAAAGCTAGACTCTCACCATACACACAGGTGAGGATGTGATTTCTTACTGAACTGTCATTTAGCTTCAAGTTACACACAGGATGTGATGCTGTGTACTCACACTTTATATTTAGGTAGCTTTTTCTAGGAGAAGGATGAAAACTTTGTGTAGTTGAACTTGCTCATTCAAACGTTTTTGGCTAATTTGAAGAGGACATAAAGAGGTCTATTTGGTGAGGTACCATCATGTATTATTTCAAGGAGACTTtcaccccttttccaccaaaactaGCGTTTTTTTGGGGAGTGCTGGAGTCTACACCCtatttttagtgggtttacactaaaaataggctatagactcctttcccattgctaGTAGAGCAGAGTTGTGTATATAACtttgcagcagacaagtatacctttctttctctgtgtgtgtgtgtgtgtgtgtcacatttgacaTCATGGGCAGGCTGGCCAACGGGTTAACAAACAATAGAAAGCAGAATGGATAGAAGTCCGTGAAAACATTACGGTTGTTGCTTGTTTCCACATGTCTTACACATGAAATTTCTGTTTCAAACCCTGTGCAGACATATTTGGACTGGTGTTTGAGCGCTACTTAGGTGGAGATGGATGGTAATTAGTGATGACCGGTCGTTGCATCTTGCCAGTAAAGGGGCTAAAATGAGCATGTTCGTCCATGTGTTGTGTGTTCCCATTACTTTAAGAAGCCAGATATTAGTGGGTGTTAGTGGGTTATTTGTGCTGTGGAAAAGCGGCTTTTGTAAGGCACCTCGGTATCTCATAGTGACACACATGGCATCCTTTAGCGCCTCGATGTGACACACAACTGAAACACAATGTAACACGTTGCTAAAGTTGTATTACAGTTATGCTTAGttttagacaacaaaactaCCAAGTTATACTTAGAAAcaagatcatgttttgggttaaaataagtgcGTTTGTTACCATTAAAATAACGTTATGTAATTACATCAGAAGCGTGACATCAGTGCACCAAGACTGTAAGTAGATTACATAATGTTATGTTAAAACAATGTTGATTTTTGGCTTCACACAGGATAACGAACTGTGATCTGAAagtctggttttgtttgactcatccacctcccctcaCTTCCATCCTATGCAGACTCTCACTCTTTAATTAATCAGTTGCTCCTTAAGCGTTAAGTATTGTCATGGAGGGTTAACATTGGAGTTAGCTGAAAGCCCTGCGTGTCTCTTAAAgacactaaagggtgccttTGAGGTTGATATCACACGCCTAGGGCCATGAGATAATAACATTGTGCTCACCAAAGAAATTGCTGAGATCTGGAAACAGGCAATAAAGTCCAAGCAAAGCAGGGCACCCAAGCAGTCATTTACACAGGTTGTGAACAAGCACACAGTTTAGCCCAAATATAAAGCACTAATAACTGAAAGAATGAAATCACAGATACATGCAGCCAAAATTAGTTTCCATAGCAAGGGGGCTGTGGTCATCATCTGGGGGCACATCCAAAAGGAACTAAATGTAGATCTGTTGCCTCTTTTACAGTGAAATGAGTCAGTAGAGGAGGTTAGGGTATCTGATCTCTTGGAGGGTTTATTTATCTCATTAAGCCCATAAACAGGGAAGAGGGATGTGTGGGTACTTTACTGAGCATGTTGCCACCACAACTTTGTATCTGTATCTGATAAGCtacagaagagagaggggggcacAGATTTGAAATGAGCTTGTTTTGGAGCCTGTGGTAGCTGCATTGTCCTACACAGCTACTTGGTTTACTTATACCTAAGCTTAATAAAACATCCATGTAAAATATTTAGACATATTATCAGCCTTTTACAGTAGCTGTTTAGCTGAGCATTCAAATGTGGCTCTGAGAGGTTGTACCTCATTTGAAGGCTTTCTGTAATGTCTCTTGTCTCCTTCCCAACATGGCCCACTGCAGTATCCTAGTTTCCAGACGGAGCGCTCAGAGTCTGACCAGGACAGTCCCTGGGGTAGCAGCCCCCTCACAGACTCAGCCTCCCCACAGCTGCTGGAGCAGAGTGAAGGCCTGGATGCCTCCTGTGTGTACAGACAGTTCACCACTGATCCCCGCACAGTCTGCTACAGCTTGACTGAAGAGCACCATCACACCACCAGTGACGGCTACCCACACCTCCACGCACATGGTCAAGGTCAGAGTTGTGAGCGAGGTCGATGTGAAGCTGGGCGATATTTTCTAGGAGCGCCTCCGCCTGGCAGAGATGCGTGGTGGAGCGCCGCTCGCTCTGTCCTTCCACTGAGTAAGAGCTCCTTGGAGAACCGTGAGGGATGCGACAGCAGTGTGCCGCACATCACAGCCATCCACAGCTACCATGGTGAGTGAACACTAAGACCTGGGCTATGTCCACTGTGGGGAGTGAACTGTAGGGGCAGACCCTCTGTCGTAGTGATACTCAACTTCTGACCTCCgggtcaaatctggcccctcGGTActaggtggccccccaaccattcaCACTATtgctgggaattgtttttgtacatttagtaAACATGAgataccagagtgcataaacacGCATCCaagtagagcttgtttatcaaaaaatgccagtggaggatcccccacacccccacaaCAGGGGTCCTAGCAAAGAACCTAATatcctaaagtcctacaaatgtcttaaaatccagaaacaatactaaagtcctggaaacatcctaaaatccaagaaagagagtagaaaagtcctaaaagagtagaaatgtcctaaaatcctaaacaaaTTCTGaagtccttgaaacatcctaaaatccaagaaaaaattctaaaaacatcttaaaatcagaaatgtcctaaactcatggaaacatacaaaaaccctaaaaatgttctaaaatcctagaaacttctgCAACtcgcccctggcctcctgtcagtTTGCATAAGTGACCCCCAAGCAAAACGAGTTTAGTATCCCTGCTCTTTGGCTTTAGACTGAATCTGCCACCAGCCAGTTTCCTGTGCTGATATTCTTCCACCTACACAGTATCCACAATGCccgagagagagagtgagagagagagattacagAAGAGCTGTTGAGTGGTGTGTTGTCTTAATCCATGACGTTCAATACAGTAAACACTCTTTAAAGGATACTTTTCAGAGGTGCAATACTTCTTTACTTCAtcatgtgctgctgctgttccaTGTAACCAGCATGACAGAGAGCCCTCCAGAATTACAAGGAACCTATAGAAGCTAAGAGCACCCATGGTTGCTAACACTGATATTaatttgtgttaatgtgtacCAGCCATGTGTATGTTAAAGATGGCACCGACCTGTGGTGacatttgtgtgagtgtgtgtgtgtgtgtgtggcaaaaGGGAAAGAGTAAAGGGTATAAATAGATTAAGCAAAATAAAgtaagagagaaaagagagaaaatgaatatatatatatatatatatatataggaccAAGAGGGGAAACATTTGGGCAGATACTGAACGGGTGCCGATGACCTTGACTTTAATTTATGATAGTTGTGGTCGGAGGCATAATGCCTCCGACCACAACCACAACTTGTTATGTCTGTCCATATGTatgtccatctgtcccattctcgtgaatgcaatatatcaagaacaccttgaggaagttcagatttggcacaaacgtccacttggactaaacaatgaactgatgaCACTTTGgcggtcataggtcaaagttcaaggtcgctgtgaccttAAAACATTGTTGCACAAAAATTCATACATTAATTATGGCTAAGTTTCACATAAAAGTTGCATGgaataaattatgatattttatatccacaAGGTCAAGGTCGATGTCACAGTGATATCATTATGTTCTGCAAAAGctgttttctggccattacacAGAGACATATCTAAgtaacagaaggggagacatttggtcagatactgaactggtgacgaTGATCTTGACACTGTGCTGATTGtcgagatcttctgtgctgccgggggggAATGTATGCAaagtgtccatgttttcacagaaatgaatgtaaactgtaactgcaacatgACTGGTTCATGGATGCATACTACAGCGGTAATTGTAGGTGGTCCACGATGGTTACTGTATTGAGGAGACTGAGGAGGcgttcttgtttttgtgtagtGTGAGCTCACAAAGCCAAATTCCTATCCACTATGTTGAAATGGCAAAAAGTATTGATCCCATTTCCTCTGCGCTGACTGTTGTCATGCTGTCCTTCTGTAGGCCGGGGCCACTGGGACGAGGACAGCGTGGTCAGCTCTCCAGATGGAGGCTCAGCCAGCGACTCAGGGGATCGATACCAAACTGACCACTACCGCTGCAGCCCGCAGGAACCCAGCAAGATCGAGACGCTGATCCGAGCCACACAGCAGATgatcaaagaagaagaaaatcgACTTCAGCTGCGGAAGGGCCCTCCTGATGTCCCACTGGGGCCAGCCAATGGGCTGCCCAAGGGTGCCGGTCCATGCTTTACTCCTGAGTTTCCTCAAGGGACCCTGCCACTACAGACTGTGGTGTGTCGAGGTTTGAGTCATGTGATCAGCCCTGCGCCTAGTCCTGCCCCCCTGTCCAGACTCAGCAGTCCAGGTCCTGATCGCCTCCACAAGCCCAAAGACTACCTCCAAACAGACCTGTCCCCCCTGTCTTTGCCACTGCACCACCCGTTCGGTCGGCCGGGTCCGTGCTCGGCTTCCCCCACCTCGGCCCCAGCCCTCTACCCTTCCCACAGCCACTCGCGGCCATACTCAGAAAAGCATAAAGCCTACTCCCTGACAGGCTACGCTCTGGAACACCTCTATGACCCTGAGAGCCTCCGGGGCTACTGCACCTCTGCCAGCACGGGCCCCACCCACTACGATATGACCCCTCACCTCCGCATACCGGCAGAGCAGACCCCCGGACATAAAGGGACCTCTGTCATTATCAGCAATGGCAGCTAACAGTCGTCCAACACACACAGGGGGACTGCAGTCACACAGCCACATGAAGCCATCGTTACTCTGAGTCCTGTTAGCCTGTTTTCCATCTTACTGATCCATTTCTTCCAATCACTGCTTCATTAGAGAACTTAAATGAAACTTTTCCCCCCAAATGTTGCTCAAACTTCAGTTTCTGAATTTCTTCTCAAGAGAGAACAACAAAATCACATAATCATGTCAGTgcctgtaataataattttaaataatgctaattgattgcagtttttttagatttaagattGACTTCAGTtaatttgatgtatttattttcttcctctAGCCCACAGTCCAGTAAAAATTTAAGACTCAGTGCATGGATgacttcattttcaaaaaaatgagacCGAGTCAAAACGGACCTAAGAGATGGTCAGATCTTATCCTAACAGAGCTGGGGAAAATTTGACCTGCCCCAAATAAGAGCTGTGCATCTTCACTGGTCGATTCAATAACATTCCACACCAATTAGCATGGCAATGATCGATCCAATTCCACGATGCATTATGATATATTACGTCATCAATTTTCTATATTAATGCACATGGCTACTTTTTCATCAATACATACAAACAGTCAGCTAGTTCCGTTCTCCCACAGTTCAATGCAATGTTGTTACCATTCGGCACTGGTTGCTACCAGGAAGTTCTTTTGAACTGTAGAACTTTATTGTTCAGCCATGGCCAGAAAATCAACGAGCAATATTACGTGTTTATAGTCGATTTTGTGCTGTCACAGCATCGATGCAGAATCATCCACGTCTGCATCACAATGCATCCTtgaaatgattatttcaacacCCCTGCTCACAGTCATGGCTGACCCCTAACAGTCCCAAATAGAGAGAGAACACCAACACTTGCAGCAGTGTGATACTCCTAAAGTTAATGAGCAATAATGATCAGGAATAGCATGAGGGGTTTTCTGACAGTAACTCTTTTTAGATCCACTCAGTGTTAGACGTATTTACacagagtaataataataataataataataataataataataataataataataatcttgatATCTTGGGGCCAGTTACTGAGTGGGCACATTGGGACCTCTATTATGCTGTTATTTGAATTCTTTATACTTTGGTCTCTCTGGCAGAGCAGAGACATGTCAGGGTGGTCAACTGCTAGATTCACTGTAGATTCATAAGATTTCACTGCAGCATGATCCAATGAAAATATTCTGGTTCTTAGATATGATTTAGACCAAATTTCTATAGTTTTTAACAACAGTTGAGATAACTGTGGAGGAAGTCAAACTTATGATCAGAATAGTCACTTGCATGACTCCTACTCACATTTGTTCActtctttatttaattaaattgaataaataaaatatcccCAATTTTTCTGGCTACCCCCTACACCTCTCTGAAGGAGTCATGGTTGAGAACTGTTGTTCCTgtggaaagaaaatatgaaaaagaagcATGTCCTGCGATGTGATCAAGGTTCAGATTTCATTAGCCTTATTTTATCTTCTCTTCATTGATCTACCGATTTGATTGTCCGTGTCCTCTAAAATGACAGAGGTTACAGTTTTTTGATCTGACGCCCCTATCATCAGGAAATAATGCCTGTGCCAACCAAAAGGGGTTGCAAAATAAATCTGCTTTATGATGTGACGACACATAGTCAAGGTTTGGTAAGGTTTCGGCACAGAAACCATTTGGTTAGTTAGGGCAAGATCATGGTCTGGATTAAAGTGCCTCATTAAGTTTGGACCTTCATCGTCATGTTTGCAATACAGTAATAACCACATGATTAAGATACGTAATTAATTAGGTCAACCTAGTCTCACAGAAATACTTAGGTTGTGGTGTTGTGGTGGATACATAAATACCCTGGTGCAAcaacaaggtacaaggtagatttattggtcatttctTTCTAAACTACATTTAGAGAGCCGTCCAGGAGACAGCTGTTCCTGTCTCAAGTCAGAGTAAAAGCTGACTTCTTTTaacattatgtatttatatcCTTCATGGAGTTACATCAATTCACATGAAGTACATGTACAACGAAGAACCTACATCCAGGGTTCCCTCGGtcaagtcatggaattttagTGTGTAATGAAATGTTGCAGTAATCTCCCATGGATAACAATCCGAATAATATAACATGacagcagatttattttctgtagctttcaATGTAATGTAG contains:
- the sim1a gene encoding single-minded homolog 1-A, giving the protein MKEKSKNAARTRREKENSEFYELAKLLPLPSAITSQLDKASIIRLTTSYLKMRIVFPEGLGESWGHVSRSTSLDGVSQELGSHLLQTLDGFIFVVAPDGKIMYISETASVHLGLSQVELTGNSIYEYIHPADHDEMTAVLTAHQPYHSHFVHEYEMERSFFLRMKCVLAKRNAGLTCGGYKVIHCSGYLKIRQYSLDMSPFDGCYQNVGLVAVGHSLPPSAVTEIKLHSNMFMFRASLDMKLIFLDSRVAELTGYEPQDLIEKTLYHHVHSCDSFHLRCAHHLLLVKGQVTTKYYRFLAKHGGWVWVQSYATIVHNSRSSRPHCIVSVNYVLTETEYKGLQLSLDQATSKTSFPYSSSTASSLTENCRTPKSRVSRPKTKARLSPYTQYPSFQTERSESDQDSPWGSSPLTDSASPQLLEQSEGLDASCVYRQFTTDPRTVCYSLTEEHHHTTSDGYPHLHAHGQGQSCERGRCEAGRYFLGAPPPGRDAWWSAARSVLPLSKSSLENREGCDSSVPHITAIHSYHGRGHWDEDSVVSSPDGGSASDSGDRYQTDHYRCSPQEPSKIETLIRATQQMIKEEENRLQLRKGPPDVPLGPANGLPKGAGPCFTPEFPQGTLPLQTVVCRGLSHVISPAPSPAPLSRLSSPGPDRLHKPKDYLQTDLSPLSLPLHHPFGRPGPCSASPTSAPALYPSHSHSRPYSEKHKAYSLTGYALEHLYDPESLRGYCTSASTGPTHYDMTPHLRIPAEQTPGHKGTSVIISNGS